Proteins encoded in a region of the Psychromicrobium lacuslunae genome:
- a CDS encoding phosphocholine-specific phospholipase C, producing MSKKKPETSNPAISWPAAPPLQPEQMSASQLPPGLSRRAALALGVASIAAGVASINAAAPAAAQQARTAAALTGTIADVKHVVILMQENRSFDHYYGNLSGVRGLSDKQALELPNNGSVLAQPAPSRKDGGVLLPFHLDSAKYNSQNAGGLDHSWSGGHKAWNNGAWNAWVNAKTPQTMGYFTRDDLPYHYALADAFTICDHYFCSVTGPTTPNRLYQWTGSINAAGGKGGPATSNPADYKPVYSWGTYGEELEKAGKSWKTYANDEVGDSGSHPYVGDYGDNPLWLFQAYHDSLQSKDPKLRALASHGGLHDGWKPDSGKGLDVNHLLADFGADCAAGTLPEVSYVVAPYGWSEHPAASPDYGAHFTNAVVQAIFSNPETWQNTVLLINYDENDGYFDHVVPPTPEPGTADEFVEGLPIGLGVRVPLTVVSPWSRGGWVNSQVFDHTSVIRFLEAWSGVKDHNISAWRREICGDLTSCFDFAHPDYSIPKLPDTAPLVAAANADMLKPAIKIPATGQQKAPQQESGSRQRRAIPYLQNANLTVDQQQDTLNLALRNAGQQAVSMALYLNDQQPFAARPFDVSASSPRDYHWKVSTVAGSYDVSVYGPDRFLRRFAGNVNATGQAAIPAVTANVSNGALELVLTNQGASKLTFTLQSNDFAMQHKSVELAAQDSESLSWPLLGGYYDVVVSADDGSGFRYRFAGHAGHAGHAG from the coding sequence ATGAGCAAGAAGAAACCAGAGACCAGCAATCCAGCAATTAGCTGGCCCGCAGCGCCGCCGCTGCAGCCGGAGCAAATGAGTGCCAGCCAGCTACCACCGGGTTTGAGTAGACGGGCCGCGCTCGCCTTGGGTGTCGCCTCGATAGCCGCCGGGGTGGCCAGTATTAATGCTGCGGCGCCCGCCGCCGCACAGCAGGCTCGAACCGCTGCCGCGTTGACCGGCACCATCGCCGACGTTAAGCATGTGGTGATCCTGATGCAGGAAAATCGGTCATTCGATCACTACTACGGCAATTTATCCGGGGTTCGTGGGCTCAGTGACAAGCAAGCTCTTGAGCTACCCAATAACGGTTCGGTGCTGGCACAGCCGGCCCCGAGCCGCAAAGACGGCGGGGTGCTGCTGCCCTTCCACTTGGATTCAGCGAAGTACAACTCACAGAACGCCGGTGGTCTAGATCATTCCTGGTCGGGCGGGCACAAAGCCTGGAACAACGGAGCCTGGAACGCCTGGGTGAACGCCAAGACACCGCAGACGATGGGCTATTTCACTCGGGACGATCTGCCCTATCACTACGCACTGGCCGATGCCTTCACCATTTGTGACCACTATTTCTGCTCGGTCACCGGCCCGACTACGCCGAATCGGCTCTACCAGTGGACCGGAAGTATCAATGCCGCCGGCGGCAAGGGAGGCCCGGCCACCAGCAATCCCGCCGACTACAAGCCGGTGTATTCCTGGGGCACCTACGGTGAGGAACTTGAGAAGGCTGGCAAGAGCTGGAAAACCTATGCCAATGACGAAGTTGGCGATTCCGGCTCGCACCCCTATGTCGGAGATTACGGTGATAACCCGCTCTGGCTGTTCCAGGCATATCACGACTCATTGCAATCGAAGGATCCGAAGCTAAGGGCCCTGGCTAGCCACGGTGGCTTGCACGATGGTTGGAAGCCCGATTCGGGCAAGGGCCTCGATGTCAATCACCTGCTCGCTGACTTCGGTGCAGACTGTGCTGCTGGCACGCTGCCCGAGGTGAGCTATGTGGTCGCGCCCTACGGCTGGTCTGAACACCCGGCTGCTAGCCCGGACTACGGTGCGCACTTCACCAATGCGGTGGTGCAGGCGATCTTCAGCAATCCGGAGACCTGGCAGAACACCGTCTTGCTGATCAACTATGACGAGAACGATGGCTATTTTGACCATGTGGTTCCGCCGACGCCCGAGCCGGGTACCGCTGATGAATTCGTTGAGGGACTACCGATCGGGCTGGGGGTTCGGGTGCCGCTGACGGTTGTCTCACCCTGGAGCCGTGGCGGCTGGGTGAACTCGCAGGTCTTTGACCATACTTCGGTGATTCGCTTCCTGGAAGCCTGGAGCGGCGTGAAGGACCACAATATCTCCGCCTGGCGACGTGAGATCTGTGGCGATCTGACCAGCTGCTTCGACTTCGCGCATCCGGACTATTCAATTCCGAAGCTGCCTGACACTGCGCCCCTGGTGGCTGCCGCTAATGCGGATATGTTGAAACCAGCGATTAAGATCCCGGCGACTGGCCAGCAGAAAGCACCTCAGCAGGAGAGCGGCAGCCGGCAGCGACGTGCGATTCCTTATCTGCAAAACGCAAATCTCACCGTCGACCAACAGCAGGACACGCTCAACTTGGCACTACGGAATGCCGGTCAACAGGCGGTCTCGATGGCGCTTTACCTCAATGACCAGCAACCCTTTGCGGCACGCCCCTTCGATGTCTCGGCTAGCTCACCGCGCGACTATCATTGGAAAGTCAGCACCGTCGCGGGTAGCTACGATGTCAGTGTCTACGGGCCTGATCGTTTCCTGCGTCGTTTCGCCGGGAACGTCAATGCCACCGGGCAAGCCGCAATTCCTGCGGTGACGGCGAATGTCAGCAACGGTGCCCTTGAGCTTGTGCTGACGAATCAGGGTGCCAGCAAGCTCACCTTCACCCTGCAGTCAAACGATTTCGCGATGCAGCACAAAAGTGTTGAACTCGCTGCCCAAGACAGTGAATCGCTGAGTTGGCCGCTGCTGGGCGGTTACTACGATGTGGTGGTCAGTGCCGATGACGGCAGCGGCTTCCGCTATCGTTTTGCCGGTCATGCCGGTCATGCCGGTCATGCCGGTTAG
- a CDS encoding low molecular weight phosphatase family protein, giving the protein MTDQQSPGVLFVCVKNSGKSQMAAALMRQLAGDSVAVFSAGTHPGTGLNAQSAESLTEVGASVAGEQPKPVTAELLAQVRLVVLVGSEVTLETPGVEQERWLTDEPSARGIEGMARMRLIREDIASRVIKLYHSRFSNRQER; this is encoded by the coding sequence ATGACTGACCAGCAAAGCCCGGGAGTGCTCTTTGTCTGCGTTAAAAACAGTGGTAAATCTCAAATGGCTGCAGCACTAATGCGGCAACTGGCCGGGGATTCGGTGGCCGTCTTCAGCGCCGGAACGCACCCTGGCACCGGGCTCAACGCCCAGTCGGCCGAGTCGCTGACTGAGGTCGGCGCTTCGGTCGCCGGCGAGCAACCGAAACCAGTGACCGCGGAGTTGTTGGCGCAGGTGCGGCTGGTGGTGCTGGTCGGCTCCGAGGTAACCCTGGAGACGCCCGGCGTCGAACAAGAACGCTGGCTGACCGACGAGCCCTCGGCCAGAGGTATCGAAGGGATGGCGCGGATGCGCTTGATCCGCGAGGATATTGCCTCCCGAGTCATCAAGCTTTACCACTCCCGGTTTAGCAACCGGCAAGAGCGCTGA
- a CDS encoding DUF2510 domain-containing protein yields the protein MSAAPGWYDAGTPGRLRWWDGTQWTEHESVAQSGPATPVPGWYQTRNGSVRWWDGHFWTGMRFRKGVPGTDWAAIEQPSLAWGLGVFFLFLAAAQFGLGALTRSFSINGLTTFLLAVLWLAMAAQTTAVRRTPSPTGEPLVADLVRPLPGEQEAPGSGWYPVARNDTHRWWTGQRWAQYTSNRFGIRPSFHGRQAYRRYLVVIAVIGAIALISAILGLVFLSLGSSAEPRGLSTVLGISLLAGGVLFLILSSVLLAMRKNQRNVLLLPPAPPQPTY from the coding sequence GTGAGTGCTGCACCTGGTTGGTACGACGCGGGAACGCCGGGACGGCTTCGCTGGTGGGATGGCACCCAGTGGACTGAGCACGAGAGCGTGGCGCAGTCCGGGCCAGCTACTCCGGTGCCCGGCTGGTACCAGACCAGGAATGGCAGCGTGCGGTGGTGGGACGGTCACTTCTGGACGGGAATGCGGTTCAGGAAAGGGGTGCCTGGCACTGACTGGGCTGCGATTGAGCAGCCGAGTTTGGCCTGGGGTTTAGGGGTGTTCTTCCTTTTCCTTGCCGCTGCCCAGTTTGGCTTGGGTGCTTTGACTCGCAGCTTCTCGATCAACGGACTTACCACCTTCTTGCTGGCCGTCTTATGGCTAGCAATGGCGGCGCAAACAACAGCAGTGCGCCGGACGCCGAGTCCTACTGGGGAGCCGTTAGTTGCTGACTTGGTTCGACCATTACCGGGGGAGCAGGAAGCCCCGGGTAGTGGCTGGTACCCGGTCGCTAGAAACGACACACACCGCTGGTGGACTGGGCAGCGCTGGGCGCAGTACACCAGCAACAGATTCGGGATCCGGCCGAGTTTCCATGGCAGGCAAGCTTATCGACGCTACCTAGTAGTCATCGCCGTGATCGGAGCAATCGCTCTCATCTCAGCAATCCTCGGCCTCGTATTTCTCAGTCTCGGTTCAAGCGCAGAGCCTCGTGGGTTGTCGACAGTCTTAGGCATTTCCTTGCTAGCCGGAGGCGTCCTCTTTCTCATCCTCAGTTCGGTTCTGCTGGCAATGCGGAAGAATCAGCGGAATGTCCTGCTGCTACCCCCAGCACCGCCACAACCGACCTACTGA
- a CDS encoding TetR/AcrR family transcriptional regulator, with amino-acid sequence MTSKLRAQGRPAGKTGEELISVAREVFLEYGYERASMDEIAKRASISKASLYREHPAKTALYAAVVRHWSVAGRNAMRPALERLRMNPEIRAGLIELAETMQRGILSPPVLAMRRLVTAEAPAHPEVAADYLQESWNTNIGDLAATLQFISTEGRLTLDDAAAAADQFTWLVIGAPLNASMLDGQPTDRPAAPAVDLFLAGYAPERSELAALRSKTAQARPGNEKAE; translated from the coding sequence ATGACGTCGAAGTTGCGCGCTCAGGGCAGACCCGCGGGGAAGACCGGGGAGGAGTTAATCTCTGTTGCTCGCGAGGTGTTTCTGGAATATGGCTATGAGCGAGCCTCCATGGATGAGATCGCCAAGCGCGCCAGCATCTCCAAAGCCTCGCTATACCGGGAGCATCCGGCCAAGACTGCGCTCTACGCGGCTGTGGTCAGGCACTGGTCTGTTGCCGGGAGGAATGCCATGAGACCAGCGCTGGAGCGGCTTCGAATGAACCCGGAAATCCGCGCGGGACTGATTGAGCTGGCTGAAACTATGCAGCGTGGCATCCTGAGCCCGCCGGTGTTGGCAATGCGCCGCCTGGTTACCGCCGAAGCCCCTGCGCATCCGGAGGTCGCTGCGGATTATCTCCAGGAAAGCTGGAACACCAATATTGGCGACCTCGCAGCGACGCTTCAATTCATCTCGACGGAGGGGAGGCTGACCCTCGATGACGCCGCCGCAGCAGCGGACCAATTCACGTGGCTGGTAATAGGCGCACCGTTGAACGCGAGCATGCTCGACGGCCAGCCAACTGATCGACCCGCCGCACCCGCCGTTGACCTCTTCCTGGCTGGCTACGCGCCGGAGCGATCCGAGCTCGCCGCGTTGAGGTCAAAGACCGCCCAAGCAAGACCGGGGAACGAGAAAGCTGAGTGA
- a CDS encoding DUF1761 family protein encodes MIIVGIAIATIASFIASAALYAIPPVSALVSGASTPRAGLSRAIQMISVLLRSLIASCLVAGLMTAAHWQGVGAGALLGLSLTALPLILLMGGVVHENTAVPVAGVHLLDWAIKLTLIGIIIGIFR; translated from the coding sequence ATGATCATCGTCGGAATCGCTATCGCTACCATCGCATCATTCATCGCATCCGCGGCACTGTACGCCATCCCGCCGGTATCGGCGTTAGTGTCCGGCGCCAGCACCCCCCGAGCTGGGCTCTCTCGCGCCATCCAGATGATCTCTGTGCTGCTACGCAGCCTGATTGCATCATGTCTAGTAGCTGGCTTAATGACGGCTGCACATTGGCAAGGAGTTGGCGCCGGGGCCTTATTAGGGCTCTCGCTGACCGCACTACCGCTGATTCTGCTGATGGGGGGCGTGGTGCACGAGAACACAGCAGTTCCGGTCGCCGGCGTTCACCTGCTGGATTGGGCGATTAAGCTCACCCTAATCGGCATCATTATTGGAATTTTCCGCTAA
- a CDS encoding DUF1905 domain-containing protein, protein MKETTPLDLTFTATLGKVREGDTWTCVQLPESAAIFGTRGLVKVAGTVDGVPFRGAFMALGDGTHKLPVAAVIRRQIKKTDGDDVTIHLTERLN, encoded by the coding sequence ATGAAAGAGACAACACCCCTCGACCTGACCTTCACGGCGACGCTCGGAAAGGTGCGTGAAGGCGATACGTGGACCTGCGTGCAGCTTCCGGAATCGGCGGCAATCTTCGGCACCCGCGGCCTGGTAAAAGTGGCAGGCACCGTCGATGGCGTGCCCTTCCGTGGCGCGTTCATGGCCCTAGGAGACGGCACTCACAAACTGCCGGTCGCCGCAGTGATCCGGCGGCAGATCAAAAAGACCGACGGCGACGATGTCACCATTCACCTCACCGAACGCTTGAATTGA
- a CDS encoding dihydrofolate reductase family protein, translating into MRKLIVKMSISLDGYVVGPHGDSEWMFRHRSEDSSAWVLETIQQAGLHAMGSVTYRIMSNFWPSGTDQMAAAMNEIPKVVFTRQESFDAQVPPAVAASAGASSWNASRVANGDLAEEVGRLKQESGGYILVHGGANFVSSLIQHGLVDEYRLAVHPVALGGGLPIFADLAQPLNLALISSTRFDGGVIAQVYRPERE; encoded by the coding sequence ATGCGCAAGCTCATTGTGAAAATGTCGATATCTCTCGACGGTTATGTGGTCGGACCGCACGGTGATTCTGAGTGGATGTTCCGTCATCGAAGTGAGGACTCTTCCGCTTGGGTGCTGGAGACCATCCAGCAGGCTGGTCTGCATGCCATGGGTAGCGTCACCTATCGGATTATGTCCAATTTCTGGCCGAGCGGAACCGATCAGATGGCGGCGGCAATGAATGAGATTCCGAAAGTGGTCTTTACCAGGCAGGAGTCCTTCGACGCTCAGGTGCCCCCTGCAGTAGCGGCCTCGGCCGGGGCCAGTAGTTGGAATGCAAGCCGGGTTGCCAATGGTGACTTGGCGGAGGAAGTGGGCCGACTCAAGCAGGAATCGGGCGGCTACATTCTGGTGCATGGCGGCGCGAACTTCGTGAGCAGTTTGATTCAGCATGGCCTAGTCGATGAGTACCGGCTCGCAGTGCACCCGGTGGCGCTCGGCGGCGGGTTGCCCATCTTCGCAGATCTGGCTCAACCATTGAATTTGGCATTAATCAGCAGTACCCGGTTCGACGGCGGCGTGATAGCCCAGGTTTACCGACCCGAGCGCGAATGA
- a CDS encoding DUF7489 domain-containing protein: protein MPLEDAWSGTVVKKSRGLLDGSNLYRRVVVRTDQDQTGKLKVDRDLWDELQLGDRLVKQAGEPPRKA, encoded by the coding sequence ATGCCATTAGAAGACGCCTGGAGCGGCACCGTGGTGAAAAAATCTCGGGGACTTCTCGACGGTTCAAACCTCTACCGACGGGTGGTTGTCCGCACTGATCAGGACCAAACCGGGAAGCTCAAAGTTGATCGTGATTTATGGGATGAACTCCAACTCGGGGACCGTCTGGTTAAGCAGGCTGGTGAGCCGCCCCGCAAGGCTTGA
- a CDS encoding TetR/AcrR family transcriptional regulator C-terminal domain-containing protein, with protein MPYPARTDRTSIVSAAIDELAESGLDSLSLRAIAARLGVRQPGLYHHFSNKSELLDAVADEVLERWHTARLPREQEKWDEFIIRNAQSLRRALLSIRDGARLLASTGSRSPNPQNAIAQISLLEKAGFSGTEAVLALIAVSRYTIGAAIEQQTARDRGEILIPKDHQTPQLERLREIAQRVGELGQDHEFNVGLLALVRGLAVGNR; from the coding sequence ATGCCCTATCCAGCGCGCACCGATCGAACATCGATCGTCTCGGCAGCCATCGATGAGCTAGCGGAAAGTGGTTTGGATAGCTTGTCCTTGCGCGCTATCGCGGCTCGTCTGGGGGTCCGCCAACCCGGCCTTTACCATCACTTCAGCAATAAATCCGAGTTACTCGATGCCGTCGCCGATGAAGTGCTTGAACGCTGGCACACCGCTCGGCTGCCGCGAGAGCAAGAGAAGTGGGATGAGTTCATCATCCGGAACGCACAGAGCCTTCGCCGAGCACTGCTGAGCATCCGCGATGGCGCGCGGCTACTCGCTTCGACCGGTTCACGCAGCCCAAACCCGCAGAATGCTATTGCCCAAATTTCGTTACTCGAAAAGGCAGGCTTCAGCGGAACGGAAGCCGTTTTGGCGCTGATCGCGGTTTCTCGTTACACGATCGGCGCTGCCATTGAGCAGCAAACCGCAAGGGACCGCGGGGAAATTCTGATCCCGAAAGACCATCAGACACCACAGCTTGAGCGGCTTCGCGAGATCGCTCAGCGCGTCGGCGAACTCGGCCAAGACCACGAATTCAATGTCGGCTTGCTCGCTCTGGTGCGGGGACTCGCAGTGGGTAATCGCTGA
- a CDS encoding RNA polymerase sigma factor, with product MSAEQEFIELYRAFQHQVHNYIRRRVSAPEIAEELANDVFRIAWQKQGKGAEPSIAWLLSVARNVIGNEYRSGQRRKELVQRLSEHLQLNSQTNSNTAADKVATGIARLRQRDQEVLLLSYWEELSLAQIARVLGCSESAAGVRLFRARKELAKILSPQLTSGGED from the coding sequence ATGTCAGCGGAACAGGAATTCATTGAGCTCTACCGGGCGTTCCAACATCAAGTCCACAACTATATTCGTCGCCGAGTCTCCGCTCCGGAAATTGCCGAGGAACTCGCCAACGACGTCTTTAGAATTGCCTGGCAGAAGCAGGGCAAAGGGGCCGAGCCGTCAATTGCCTGGCTGCTCTCGGTGGCGCGCAACGTGATCGGCAATGAATATCGCAGCGGGCAGCGCCGAAAAGAGCTGGTGCAACGACTATCTGAGCATCTCCAGCTGAACAGCCAAACCAATAGCAACACGGCAGCTGACAAGGTAGCTACCGGCATCGCCAGACTCCGGCAGCGCGATCAAGAAGTGCTGCTGCTGAGCTACTGGGAAGAACTCAGTCTGGCCCAAATAGCCCGAGTGCTTGGCTGCTCCGAATCAGCAGCCGGAGTACGGCTATTCCGGGCTCGCAAAGAGTTGGCGAAAATACTTTCGCCGCAGTTGACATCCGGAGGTGAGGACTGA
- a CDS encoding GNAT family N-acetyltransferase, with protein MTATPENAANSTDEPSVVRNDEAGRYEIYLGEKLAGFTIFLDTDQQRIFPHTVIDEEFSGHGLSSILVRQALADTQAAKRRIVAVRPVVARYLQKHPELQDSVDPVTPEVISLLRSLS; from the coding sequence ATGACCGCGACGCCTGAGAATGCAGCCAACTCAACTGATGAACCATCAGTTGTCCGCAATGACGAAGCCGGACGATATGAAATCTATCTGGGCGAGAAACTTGCCGGTTTTACAATTTTCCTGGATACCGACCAGCAACGGATCTTTCCGCATACCGTGATCGACGAGGAGTTCTCCGGCCACGGCCTAAGCAGCATTCTGGTTCGACAGGCCCTCGCCGACACTCAAGCGGCCAAACGCAGGATCGTCGCGGTCCGCCCGGTGGTGGCGCGATATCTACAAAAACATCCGGAGCTTCAGGACTCCGTCGATCCGGTGACTCCGGAAGTCATCTCGCTACTACGCTCACTGAGCTGA
- a CDS encoding S1 family peptidase → MKKTAKILASAAVVAAMSAGVLGSFVVPANAATPSPAPEIIGGQKASNPWAFQLATVDRSTGNGQLCTAEALSNSWVLTAKHCVLKDPNDTTSVAAAADIFIVKTNNTADIQDPAKRVFADQVKVWSGGDLALVHVGTSNGLSSYPTIGASYTPKASDAGVIQGYGLRKEGGIPSCPIEPVRADWLYKANVTVQKASTDAYGGTAILVKGVNGIANHGDSGGPLTLASSPNQIIGVTSNGPGNCSSSTTSTVNYTNVTLTAPRAWIKATAGV, encoded by the coding sequence ATGAAGAAAACAGCAAAAATTCTCGCCTCTGCCGCAGTGGTCGCGGCAATGTCGGCAGGGGTGCTCGGCTCATTTGTCGTACCGGCAAATGCTGCCACGCCCAGCCCGGCGCCGGAGATTATTGGCGGCCAAAAGGCCAGCAATCCGTGGGCCTTCCAATTGGCGACAGTGGACCGCTCTACCGGTAATGGCCAGCTCTGTACCGCGGAGGCATTGAGTAACAGCTGGGTACTCACCGCGAAGCACTGCGTCTTGAAAGACCCTAACGACACGACGTCGGTCGCGGCTGCAGCTGACATCTTCATCGTGAAGACCAACAACACCGCAGATATTCAGGACCCGGCTAAGCGGGTCTTCGCCGATCAGGTCAAGGTGTGGTCCGGCGGCGATCTCGCCTTGGTGCACGTCGGCACCTCAAATGGCCTCTCCTCCTACCCCACCATTGGCGCCAGCTACACCCCGAAAGCCTCGGATGCCGGCGTGATCCAGGGCTACGGACTGCGTAAAGAGGGCGGCATTCCGAGCTGCCCGATTGAGCCGGTCCGCGCAGATTGGCTTTATAAGGCGAATGTCACCGTGCAGAAGGCCAGTACCGATGCCTACGGCGGAACCGCGATCCTAGTCAAGGGTGTCAACGGCATTGCTAACCACGGCGATTCGGGCGGCCCCTTGACGCTGGCCAGCTCACCGAACCAGATCATCGGTGTCACCTCGAACGGGCCGGGCAACTGCTCCAGCAGCACCACTTCGACGGTGAACTACACCAACGTTACGCTGACCGCTCCGCGCGCCTGGATTAAGGCCACCGCCGGAGTTTGA
- a CDS encoding DUF7218 family protein, translating to MPAKKNPSLKDEELYEKLREEGASKQKAARISNAAAKEGRGVIGRRGGEAGDYEDWTVTELRKRAKELGLKGYSSQRKTELIEALRNS from the coding sequence ATGCCAGCGAAGAAGAACCCATCCCTCAAGGATGAGGAGCTCTACGAGAAGCTACGCGAGGAAGGTGCCTCTAAACAGAAAGCTGCCAGGATCTCCAATGCGGCGGCCAAGGAGGGGCGAGGGGTCATTGGCAGACGCGGAGGCGAGGCCGGTGACTATGAAGATTGGACAGTTACTGAGCTTCGAAAACGCGCCAAAGAACTTGGTCTGAAGGGCTATTCTTCGCAGCGAAAGACCGAGCTGATCGAGGCGCTCCGCAATTCCTGA
- a CDS encoding GlsB/YeaQ/YmgE family stress response membrane protein, whose amino-acid sequence MGFIGWIVLGLIVGVIVKAIMPGKVGGGWITSLILGVVGAIVGGWIGNLLFNSGKMEFWNLGSWILAIVGGLVVAGIYGAITGRKANS is encoded by the coding sequence ATGGGTTTTATCGGATGGATCGTACTCGGTTTGATTGTCGGCGTGATCGTCAAGGCCATCATGCCGGGCAAGGTCGGCGGCGGCTGGATCACCAGCCTGATCCTTGGCGTAGTCGGGGCAATCGTCGGCGGCTGGATCGGTAACCTGCTCTTCAACTCCGGCAAGATGGAATTCTGGAACCTCGGCTCCTGGATCTTGGCCATCGTTGGCGGCCTAGTGGTTGCGGGGATCTACGGAGCCATTACCGGTCGGAAGGCAAATAGCTAG
- a CDS encoding SDR family oxidoreductase, giving the protein MADQYTFQNPVTRYPKVSPPEQHQPEPGLDARLDPRADLGEQSYRGTGRLQGRKAIVTGADSGIGAATAIAFAREGADVVLCYLPDEAEDAERIATLVEEAGQRAVPFPADLKDPEQCRELVKTAVEQLGGLDILVNNAGKQISVQNLGDLPSEQFDETLKTNLYAMYWLCQAALPHLPAGSTIINTTSIQAYKPSAHLLDYALTKAGINNFTKGLAQQLAPQGIRVNAVAPGPIWTPLQVSDGQPKEALPEFGHDTPLGRAGQPAEVAPCFVFLASAESSYVVGETLNVNGGTPSP; this is encoded by the coding sequence ATGGCTGATCAGTACACTTTTCAGAATCCGGTAACCCGGTATCCAAAGGTTTCACCACCCGAGCAACACCAGCCTGAACCCGGTCTGGATGCTCGCCTAGATCCACGCGCGGATCTAGGCGAGCAATCCTATCGCGGTACCGGCAGACTGCAGGGCCGGAAGGCAATCGTCACCGGCGCCGACTCCGGCATCGGCGCAGCCACTGCTATTGCCTTTGCTCGGGAAGGTGCCGATGTGGTGCTTTGCTATCTGCCCGACGAAGCAGAAGACGCCGAGCGGATCGCCACCCTAGTCGAGGAGGCGGGCCAACGCGCGGTGCCCTTCCCGGCGGACCTCAAAGACCCCGAGCAATGTCGAGAGCTGGTGAAGACCGCCGTTGAACAACTGGGTGGTCTGGATATTCTGGTGAACAACGCTGGAAAGCAGATCTCTGTGCAGAACCTCGGGGACCTGCCCAGCGAACAATTCGATGAAACGTTGAAGACGAACCTCTACGCAATGTACTGGCTATGCCAAGCGGCGCTGCCGCATTTGCCCGCCGGCTCGACGATCATTAATACCACCTCGATTCAGGCCTATAAGCCCTCGGCCCATCTGCTGGATTACGCACTCACCAAGGCCGGTATTAATAACTTCACCAAAGGCCTGGCCCAGCAATTGGCGCCTCAGGGTATCAGGGTCAATGCCGTTGCCCCTGGACCAATTTGGACACCGCTGCAAGTCAGTGACGGTCAGCCCAAAGAGGCATTACCGGAGTTCGGTCACGATACTCCGCTCGGCCGCGCCGGTCAGCCGGCCGAGGTGGCGCCTTGCTTTGTCTTCTTGGCCTCTGCCGAATCCAGCTATGTCGTCGGCGAGACCCTCAATGTCAATGGCGGGACCCCCTCGCCTTAA
- a CDS encoding DUF6328 family protein, producing MSGERTEQPHEGLTDQRHESGDEKSDRNWLELLQELRVLQTGVQIIGGFLLTLPFQSKFSELDSAGRTLYLSLVVIAALATALTLMPVAVHRRLFRHHRKLAVVKTADLTEKVVLGALGLLIAGGLGLVFTLVLGDIAGWVSLGIFALFLMLLLIVVPFSFQRQSRTTLQRD from the coding sequence ATGAGCGGCGAGCGAACCGAACAACCTCACGAGGGGCTGACGGACCAGCGGCATGAAAGCGGCGATGAGAAGTCCGATCGAAATTGGCTTGAGCTGCTGCAAGAGCTTCGAGTTTTACAGACCGGGGTGCAAATTATCGGCGGCTTCTTGCTGACCTTGCCGTTTCAATCGAAGTTTTCGGAATTGGATAGCGCTGGCCGAACGCTTTATCTTTCGCTCGTCGTGATCGCTGCACTCGCTACCGCATTAACCTTGATGCCGGTAGCGGTGCATCGTCGACTCTTCCGGCATCACCGAAAACTCGCGGTAGTGAAAACGGCAGATCTGACCGAAAAAGTCGTACTGGGCGCTCTTGGTCTGCTGATTGCTGGCGGCCTCGGCCTGGTCTTCACCTTGGTTCTTGGCGACATTGCGGGCTGGGTAAGTTTGGGGATTTTCGCCCTCTTCCTGATGCTGCTTTTAATCGTGGTGCCCTTCTCTTTTCAACGCCAATCCCGCACCACCCTGCAACGTGACTGA